ATTCTCCCTGCCGAGCGATACCATGGGCCGCACCTGGATGCAGGTCACGCGGTATTTCCCGTCGGCGTTCTCCACGGTTGCTTCGGCACTGCTCTCATAAGCTGATATTCCCAGTCGGCGGCGCCCCGCGAAATTCAGAAAGGTGAGCATCAGGCAACTACTTACCGCACCAATCAGCAGCTCCTCCGGGCACCAGACATCCTCGGTCCCCTTGAATTCCGGCGGGCTCCCGATCTCGACCTCCCGGTGCCCGATGTTCGTCATCGTCCCCCGCTTGGCGGTTTGCCACGCGACAGCGTTTTTGAAATGAAACACCTTGAACGTCTTCTTCGCCTCCATTAGCCCTCCTGGCTTTTTGATTCATTTCCCGCCC
The DNA window shown above is from Acidobacteriota bacterium and carries:
- a CDS encoding OsmC family peroxiredoxin encodes the protein MEAKKTFKVFHFKNAVAWQTAKRGTMTNIGHREVEIGSPPEFKGTEDVWCPEELLIGAVSSCLMLTFLNFAGRRRLGISAYESSAEATVENADGKYRVTCIQVRPMVSLGREN